AACGCTTGTGCCCTACGTCGGCACTAACGTCATCCGCTGACCCGTGACATCCTGACGGTGGCGAACTCCGAGAGAGCCCAGGGAGCTGTCCGGGAGGTTCCCGGCGCAGCTGCCCTCGCGGATCGAGCGGCGAGTGACTTCGTCGAGGAATACCACCATCGTCCCGGCGCGCCGATCGCGGTTGTCATCCCCGCGCTCAATGAGGCCGAGACTGTCGCCGACGTCATCGAGTCGGTGCCGGAATCGATCTGCGGCCTCAAGACCGAGACGATCCTCGTCGACGACGGATCCACCGACGGGACCGGCGACATCGCCCGCCGCGCCGGAGCGCTCGTATGCAGCCTTCCCGTCAACCTCGGCCAGGGGCAGGCGTTCCGCCTTGGCTACCGCCTCGCCAGGGAGCGAGGGTCTCGGATCATCTGCACCGCGGACGCCGACGGACAGTTCGATCCGCGCGAGCTTCCGCGTTTGGTCGAGCCGATCGTTTCGGGAGATGCCGACTTCGTGAACGGGTCGCGGCGACTCGGCCGAACAGAGACGACCGACCCCGTCCGAAAGGCCGGGGTCATCCTCTACGGCGCGTTGGTCAGCATGTTGACTGGCGTGCGTATAACCGATCCCGCCAACGGCCTGCGTGCATTCCGTGCCCAGGTAACCGATCGGGTGCCCCTGCGACAGACCCAGTACCAGACATCAGAGCTCTTGATCGGTGCCATAGCCCACGGATTCAAGGTGATCGAGGCGCCGGCGACCATGTACAAACGCAGTGCGGGGACGTCCAAGAAGGGGGGAAACCTTGTCTACGGACTGCGGTTCGGGCGGGTCGTCGTCACGACCTGGTGGGCTCAGAGAGCGAGCGCGCGGGCTTCGACGACCGGTCGGGGATGAACACCAGCCACTCGTAGAGAACGAACTTCAGAACAAAGAACACCCCGGATACGCCGAGAAACGCGAGCCCGGTGAGCAAGACCGTCCAGCCGTGGTCGCCGGTCAGACTTCGCGCTCCTTGCTGTGCCCAGTGAGTGGCCACCGCGGATGCTGCAAAGCTCGACAAAGCGACCGCCATGTAGAGAACGACCTCGGTGGTCCGCTCATGCCCGCGCCGCTCCGACCACACCCAACGCCGGTTCAGTATGTAGTTGGGTACGGCCCCGCCGACGAATCCCGCCGCGGAAGCCCACGTCGTGCCTCCGTGCAGCCAGCCAAGCGTCCCGAGAAACGCAAGCTCACTGGTCACCGTCGCTATCGCGGAGCCGGCGCTGTAGCCGGCAACCCGGCGCACCAGCGGCCACCGGCCCACGATCGCGGTCCATCGGCTTCTCATCCGCCTGCTCCGGCGGACGTTCCCAAAGCGTGCAGGTCCACGACCGCGGCGGGACCCGTGCCGGCTACGACGGCCCGCAGCCCCGTCGCTACCGTCCCGTCCGGCAGGCTGGCCACCAGGATCGGCGCGAAACCTCGACCGTCGCCGACGCCGCTGTTGGCGCGCGCCACCGGGACCCATCCACCGGTGCCCGTTCGGATCTCGAGGGTCACGGATCTGGTGTGCCCCGCGGAGAGAGCGGCCTCACCCACGCTGACCTGACTGACCACCGAAGGAGTCTTCCATTCCAGGGTGACCGCTGTCGTACCGCCCGACGTCGACTGCAACGGAGTTATCGCGGCGCCGAGATCGACGTCGGACGGATGGGCGGTACCGGGGCCGATCAGCTCATACACGGAGGCATCGTCTCGGGATGTATGCAACAAACGCACCGACCACGGCGAGCTGTCGGCAACTCCGAGCAGGCACGGGTTGTCCATGATCCCGGGCTTGTTAACATCACCGAGCAGGAGGAAGCCCGCCTGGTCCTTGGCGACCGCCTGCTGGATCGAAGGGGTGTAACAAATGCTCGACGTGGCATCGAATGCCGAGCGCGCGGTGAGATGGCCGCTGAACAGCGCGGTGGAGTAGAGGTAATCGGTCTCGACAACCGTGGACGCCGGGCGTTCTGCAGAAAGGACCGCCATGTACCTCGACCCGCCGAAATGCGAGCTCGACTGGCCGAGGTTGAACAGGTAGTCACGGGGCAACTGCACAACCAGCGGAACCCCGACCGCGGCAACCGCCAGAGTCACCGAAGCCGCTCGCGCCCTGCCGAGCCACTCCGCCCTGCGAGCCTCGATACGGGTCCGCAGGGCGTGCCAGACAGCAAGAGCTCCCATCACGTACCACACCGCGATCAGCGGCAGGACCAGCATCACCCGCCGCTCATTCACATACGGCCAAAGCAGGGTCTCGGCCAGGTAGATCGGAACGATCGCGATCGCTGCGTCGCGGTGGCGCCGAAACCAGACGACCGCACCCACGATCACGAAGACAATCACGTGCCACGAGAACACCTTCCAAACGTCTGGAATGTGACCGCTCGTGGGCAGCGGGCTCAGATACGGAACCAACGTCACCGCCGCAGCAGTAGAGAAGATCTGCCACACGCCGTGAGGGAGCACATGGAGCAAACGATTCGCCAACCCGCCCTGGTAGTAGCCACCAAGTTCCTGTGAGTAACGGGTACCTGCGATCGGGACGCCAGCCATCACGCGCGCGACGACCACAGGAAGAAGCAGTGCGACCGTCGCCCCGATGATGCCGCCTCCCCGTAGCAGGCTGCTCCAGCCCGGCTTGCGCCGGCGGGACCATAACTCCCAGACGATCAGGCCGGCGAGGATGCCGACCGCCGCCTCTTTCAACCAGACCAGGGCCGCACCGGCGAGGAAAACGGCGACGGCCGTCGGGGTGAAGTCTTTTTCCTGGTGGTCCCACCTGTCCACGAGGAGAAGAAAGACGAGGAACACGATCAGGAACGGCGCTTCGGCCATCACCATGCTCCCGAACGTCGCGAACGGCGGGCTGAGAGCGAGCGCGAGCAGGGCCATACCGATCACCCCGGGCGACACGTCACGGCGGCGCAGGTACGTCCATGTCAGCGGGAAGACCCCCGCGTAAGAAGCGACCGAGAGGAGACGCAGCGGCGCGAAGCTGTGTCCCCAGATCCAAACGAGCGGGGCGAGCAGCGCAGGGTATCCCGGCGGGTAGGCGCCGACCACGACCGACCCGTTGACGAGGTGACCGGTCAGCCCCTGACCGTGCAGCAGCGCTCTCGCAGTGAGGATGTAGCTCGAGTCGTCGTCGAACGATCCGACGAAGTAGTGCGGCGCGACCAGCGCAACGTGTATGAGTCCGAGCAGCATCGGCCCGCCGACGAGCAACCAACGTCGCTTCCACCAGTTCGCAGCAGCGTCGCGGACTTCGTCGCGACCGGTTTGGCGGCGGCCGGCCGCGGTTTCGTCGAGAGTCGTCAGCGCCGCTGGCAGGTGGGCCTCAGGCAGTGCCGGCGAGCTCGCTGGCGGTCGTTCGCCACTTGACGGTCGGCCGGATGGCTTCGATGTTCACCCGATCCTTGTGCCGCTCGACTATCGAAAACATCGAGTCGATGAGTGTCTCACTCAGAAGGTGAGGAACCAGCCCGAGGTCGAGAAGCTTGGTGTGAGCCGCGCGGTAGTAGTGAGACTCCAGCTCGACTCGCGGGTTCTCGACCTCCTCGATCGTGCAGCGTCCCGGATAGGCGCGAGCGACGGTCTCGGCGATATCGCGCACCGATAGCTGCTCGGTGAACTGGTTGAACACACGGAACTCACCGGAATTGGCCGGGTTCTCGGTAGCGAGGCGGATGCACTCGACGGTGTCAACCAGGTTGATAATGCCCCGCGTCTGACCGCCGGAGCCGTAGACGGTCAGCGGATGGCCGAGAACCGCCTGGATGACGAACCGGTTGAGGACCGTTCCGAATACGTGGTCGTAGTCGAATCGCGTCTCGAGTGCAGGGTCAAGCGCCGTCTCTTCGGTCCTCTGGCCGTAGACGACACCCTGGTTGAGATCGGTGGCCCTGAGTCCCCAAACCCGGCAGGCGAACTCGATGTTGTGGCTGTCGTGCACCTTGGACAGGTGGTAGAAGGAACCGGGGCGTTTGGGGAACAGAACGGTGTCAGTCCGTCCCCGGTGGGTCAGGGTCAGCCAACCCTCTTCTATGTCGATGTTCGGGGTGCCGTACTCACCCATCGTGCCGAGCTTGACCAGATGGATGTCGCGGTCGCTCTCGGCGATCGCGTAAAGAACATTCAGGGTGCCGACGACATTGTTGGTCTGGGTGTAGACGGCGTGGCCCTGATCGATCATCGAATACGGCGCAGAACGCTGCTCTGCGAAGTGCACGATCGTGTCGGGTTCGAAGTCGCGAACCATGCGGTGCACGAACTCGGCGTCACAAAGGTCGCCGTCGTACCGATCGATCACCCGACCCGTCAGGTCCGCCCAGCGCTCGACGCGGACGCCGAGGCTCCTGATCGGGACGAGGCTCGCCACGCCGAGTTCGTCGTCGTACTGGCGGCGCACGAAGTTGTCCACCACCCCGACGTCGTGGCCCGCTGCTGAAAGGTGCAATGCAGTGGGCCAGCCGAGGTAACCGTCGCCACCCAGAACCAGTACGCGCACACTTCTCTCCTGTGTAGAAGGTTTGGTAACGGGTAGGTGTTCTACCCCGTTTTCCTGAGAGTTCGCTGAGGCACAGCATAGAGGCGGCGCAAACCGCGCGCGAACACCCGCACAAGTGCGGTGATAAGCACGCATTTAGCTAGTCCTTAGGTTATTTCGATCTCTGTCTCACCTCGCGAGTGTCTACTCGCGAGGTGCCAAAACTCGCCGCAAGCAACTCGAAAAAGATCCTGGCCCCGGTGGCCGTCGGACTTTCGTGCGCCATAGGACTCGCTGCATGCGGTGGAGGCAGCTCGTCCGCCGCGGGATCGTCGTCGACCACCACCGTGCCGGGGGCCGGGGCGGAGACGTTCCCCCGGTACACACAGTGTCTGGAGAGCCACGGGGTTCCCTCCAGCGTCGCCGGCGCATTCGCGCAGCGTCGCGGATTGACGCAGAACCCGACCAGCCCACCGTCGGGTGGCTTCACCCGTCCGACGATTCCTGCCGAGTACCAAGCGGCGTTCCAGGCGTGCCGGACCCTGAGGCCGAACTTCGGCGCTGGTTTGAACAGCGCGGCCTTCGCCGCCTACCGCAACTGCCTTCAGTTACACGGGGTGAGCATCCCGACCCCGACCACCGCACCGGGCCAGACTTCCGGTCAAGAGCCGTCCGGCGGCGGGCCGCGCGGCGCGTTCAGCCAGCTCCAAAACAGCCCGACTTTCAAGGCAGCCCAGCAGGCTTGCGCCGCGTTGCTTCCCAATCGCGGGTCCACGACGACTACTACGACGCCGGCGGCTTCGTGATGATTGGACTAAGGGGTACTCGGCGCCTTCTCGTGGGGAACCTGGTGATCGCGGCGGTGCTCACCGGTCTGGTCGTGGCGGGGGTGACGTCGGTGTTCAGCTCGGCTTCGGCCAACACAGCCCCGCGAACCGTCAGGGCCCAGCTCGGTGACGTTTCCGCGTCGGTGTCGGCGACGGGCAACGTTTCGCCGGCGCAGGCCCAGAACGTCGACTTCTCAACGGGAGGAACCGTCACCGAAATCGACGTGACAGCCGGCCAGTCGGTCACCACCGGCCAGGTGCTCGCCAAGCTCGATCCCGGCCCGGCGCAGGCCTCCCTCACCGCAGCCGAGGACAGCCTTCAAGCGGCGCAGGACAACCTTGCGCTCGTCCAGTCCGGAGGGGAGACACCTCCCCAGAAGGCGCAGGATCAGGCGACTCTCTCGGCGGCCGAAAGCCAGGTCTCTACCGCGCAGTCGAACCTCACCGCGGCCCAGGACCAGCTGGGGTCCGACAGGGCACAGTGCGCCAAATCGGGCGCTTCAGCCGGTACCACAGCCTGCTCGGCCGTCGGCAGCGACCAACAGTCGGTCAACCAAGCACAAAACTCACTGACCCAGGCGCAGAACACGCTGACCCAGGAACAGCTGTCGATTCAGGCAAAGCAGTACGTCAACCCGGCCGCAGTTCTGCAAGACGAAGCGGCGGTCACCCAGGCCCAAGCAGTAGTCGCCCAGGATCAGAAAACACTCTCGGAAACGACCCTGACCGCGCCCTTCTCCGGAACTATCACTGCACTCAACGGAACAGTCGGCGAAACTGTTACCGGAGGCGGCTCATCCAACGCCAACGCGAACTCGGGTTCGTCGGGGACAGGATCGGGAACCGGCTCCGGGTCCGGAGCGGGGTCCTCGAGTGCCGGATCGTCGTCGAGCGGCAGCTCGGGATCGTCCTCGTCTGTGTTCCTCACGCTTACCAACATGTCCCAACTGCAGGTCATTGCCGGTTTCGCCGAAGCCGACGCGACCCGGGTGGCTATAGGGCAGCCCGCGACGGTTACGTTCAGTGCGCTGACCAGCACGACCGTCCCCGGACGGGTCACCGCGGTGAGCGCCACCTCGACGGTCGTGAGCAACGTCGTCACTTACAACGTCACGGTCGCGTTGCAGAACCCGCCCACAACCGTGAAGCCCGGGATGACCACGACCGTCAGCGTCGTAGTCGCGTCCGCGGGCAACGTCCTCGAGCTGCCTACGTCCGCGATAAGCACGGCCGGCCGTGCGTCGACCGTGACAGTTCTTCAGAACGGGAAGCAGACCGTCCAACCGGTGGCCGTCGGGCTGGTCGGCGACACAAGCACGCAGATACTGTCGGGACTTTCGGCCGGCGACGTGGTCGTGATCCCGACTGCGACGGTGAGCTCCGGAGGTTCGGGTACGGGCTCGTCCCGTAACGGAACGGTCGGCGGTTTCGGCGGCCTGGGTGGCGGCCTTGGGGGCGGCGGTCTCGGTGGCGGCGGAGCAGTGAGAATCGGGGGCGGAGGCTGATGCCGGACGAGCCCCAAGTCTCCCTTCCTGCGGTCATCGCACTCCGAAACGTCGAGAAGGTCTACCGAATGGGCGAGACTGAGGTGCGGGCCCTGAACGGCGTCACTCTCGTCGTAGATAGCGGCGAGTTCGTCGCCGTCATGGGAGCATCAGGGTCGGGGAAGTCGACGATGATGAACATCATCGGCTGCCTCGATGTGCCGACCCGGGGGCGTTACTGGCTCGACGGGATCGACATCCGCCGACTTGATGACTCGGCACTGTCCCGTATCCGCAATCGGAAGATCGGGTTCGTCTTCCAGAGCTTCAACCTGATTCCGAGGACATCGGCGCTTGCCAACGTTGAGATGCCCCTGATCTACGCGGGTGTCAGAGCCAAGGAGAGGCGTGACCGCGCGTTGGCCGCGCTTGACATGGTCGGGATGTCGGACCGCGTCGAGCATCTCCCGAGCCAGATGTCGGGCGGTCAGCAACAACGCGTTGCCGTTGCCCGGGCGATCGTCACCAACCCTTCGCTGATCCTTGCGGATGAGCCGACCGGCAACCTCGACACGCATTCGAGCGCCGAAGTGATGGGGATCTTCCAACGCCTGAACCAGCAAGGAAGAACCGTGGTGATCATCACTCACGAAGCCGACATCGGCGCCTACGCCCGTCGGACCGTCCGGGTGCGCGACGGTTTGATAGTCGATGACGAAAGCAGGGGCGAAACAATGTCGAACCCCGTCCTGACAGGCCGCTGAAGTGATCGGGGAGGGCGAGTGAACTGGGCAGACAACTTCCGGGGCGCCTTCCGGGGTCTTTCAGCGAACAAACTCCGATCTGCCCTGACGGTGTTCGGGATCCTCATCGGAGTCGGCGCTGTAATCATCCTGGTCGCGGTCGGCAACGGCTCGTCTCAAGCCGTGCAGAACCGCATCAAGGCGCTCGGCACCAACACCATCACGATCATCAACCGCGGCAGGTTCGGAAGAGGCCCGGCAACGGGAGGAACGCAAACCCGACCGGCGACCATCACGGCCGCGGACGTCTCCAAGCTCCAGGACCCCAACCAAGCCCCCGACGTCGCCTCGGTTTCACCGGTCGTGAGCGCCTCGGAGACGGCGGCTTACAGCGGGGCGTCGACCTCGGTGACGGTCACGGGGACGGTCCCGGCATGGTTCGCAGCGGAGGACTATCAGGTTCAGGCCGGGCGCCAGATCACACCCACCGACATCTCGTCTCACGCGCGAGTGGTCGTCATCGGGCAGGACCTCGTCTCCAACCTCTTCCAACCGGGGTCAAACCCGCTCGGAGCACAGATCAGTTTCGGCTCTGCCCGGTTCGTCGTCGTCGGCGTTCTGGCGAACAAGGGGTCGAGCGCCGGGCAGGACTTGAACAATGTCGCAGTCGTTCCCTACACGTCGGCCGAGGATCAGCTGACCGGCTACACCAACAACTTCACAGAACTGATCGTCCAGGCCAAAAGCGCCAGCAGCGTCAACAACGCCGAGCAGGAAGCCGCAGAGATTCTCGCTTCGGCGAACCGGACGAGTGTCGCCAACCTTCCCTTCCTGATCGTCAACGAGGGCTCGCTTCTAGCAACGAGCCAATCGACGAACCAGACCTTCACCGTCCTGCTCGGAGCGGTGGCAGCCATCAGCCTTCTAGTCGGAGGAATCGGGATCATGAACATCATGCTCGTCAACGTCACCGAGCGGACCCGGGAGATCGGCATCCGCAAGGCGATCGGAGCCCCCAGGTCGGCGATACTCGGCCAGTTCCTCACCGAGGCAGTCCTCCTGTCGCTCTTAGGCGGTTTGGTGGGCATCGGCGTCGGTCTGATCGGGACTCGATTCCGGATCGTCGGGGTGCATCCGGTGGTCTCTGCATCTTCAATCGCGCTCGCCTTCGCGGTGGCAGTGATGGTCGGGGTGTTCTTCGGGTTCTATCCGGCGAACCGGGCCGCTGCGCTCCGGCCGATCGAGGCGCTCCGACATGAGTGATGGGGACATAAGTGATAGGGCCACGAGTTACCTCGCGGTGCACCCCGAGGACACCGACGACGAGTGGCAGACCGGCCCGCCGCCGAGGGGATTGAGACTTCATGCTGTTACGGCCGGGCTACTGGCCCTCGCTCTTCTCGCGGGCGGGTTCTGGGCGGGCTCGGTCGCGGAGCGTCACCACAACGGGACGTCGTCGTCGAACCCGTTGAGCGCGCTGGCAAGCAGGTTCGCGGCAGCGAGGTCCGCCAGCGGGCCCGGTGGCTCGGGCGGGTTGGGAACCGGGAGCGGCGGCGGAGCTGCCGGTGCCACCTCCGGCGTCGTGACCGGCGTCCAAGGCAACACGCTCTATGTGACGGACTCGAGCGGCAGCCTGATCAAAGTGCAAGTCGGCTCCTCGACGAGCGTGACCCGAACGGCGGAGTCGGCGTTATCCGGGCTGCAGGTGGGCGACACGGTCGTCGTGTTGGGGTCGAAGGCCTCTGACGGGACGGTAACTGCTACGTCGGTTCGAGCGAATTCCGCAGGCGCCGGCCCCGCATCAGGTGGAGCTGCATTCGGAGGTGGAAGCGGCCCGTTCGGCGGTTCCTTCGCCGGGGGCGGTGGTTAGCCTCCGCCCCAACGCCGCTCTGCAGCGGCGACCAGTGACCACAAACCGGCTGCCGCGAGGCAGGCCCCAACAACCCCGACCACCAAGCCGACGCTCAAGCCCACCACGGTGAGAACGAGTCCCACCACGACGGCCGGCGCCGCAAGCCAGAGGCTGTGTATCCATCCGGGTATGGCGGGCAGGCGGAGGAGCGGGATCCAGTGGTTGGGACCCCGGAGGCGAGCCGCCAGTTGAGGGTCGTCCGCGGCCGCCAGGGCTTCGAGGTTTGACAGGGCGGCGCGCTCTTGAGCCGTGAGGCGAGCGTCGTCCCTCGTGCTCATCGCACCTCCCTCCGTCCGAACGTGCCGTTACCTGACGGCAGTCTCACTGTGCCGTTACTCGACGGCAGTCTCATTCTGTACCCCATCGGGCGCAAACGTCGAACGCGTGAGCCAATTCCCCGTTTCGAAAAGGCCAGGGCGCCGCGTTGTCGTGGGACTACATAGTCTCTCGACATGACGAACACAGCCCCAGCCCCGAAGACGGCCACCCCGGCCAAGACGGCTGCGGCCCGGAAGAGGGCCGCCGCTCCGGGGCTCGACACCCTGGCGATCGACATAGGCGGAACGGGACTCAAGGCCTCCGTCCTCTCGGCCTCGGGGGAAATGGAGCATACGAGGGTCCGCGCGCAGACGCCCTATCCGCTGTCGCCGACCCGGCTCGTCGAGGAGTTGATGAAGCTGGTCACCGGGCTTCCGCCCTACAACCGGATATCGGT
The Acidimicrobiales bacterium genome window above contains:
- a CDS encoding DUF3040 domain-containing protein, whose translation is MSTRDDARLTAQERAALSNLEALAAADDPQLAARLRGPNHWIPLLRLPAIPGWIHSLWLAAPAVVVGLVLTVVGLSVGLVVGVVGACLAAAGLWSLVAAAERRWGGG
- a CDS encoding efflux RND transporter periplasmic adaptor subunit, which gives rise to MRRVASQSRVHDDYYDAGGFVMIGLRGTRRLLVGNLVIAAVLTGLVVAGVTSVFSSASANTAPRTVRAQLGDVSASVSATGNVSPAQAQNVDFSTGGTVTEIDVTAGQSVTTGQVLAKLDPGPAQASLTAAEDSLQAAQDNLALVQSGGETPPQKAQDQATLSAAESQVSTAQSNLTAAQDQLGSDRAQCAKSGASAGTTACSAVGSDQQSVNQAQNSLTQAQNTLTQEQLSIQAKQYVNPAAVLQDEAAVTQAQAVVAQDQKTLSETTLTAPFSGTITALNGTVGETVTGGGSSNANANSGSSGTGSGTGSGSGAGSSSAGSSSSGSSGSSSSVFLTLTNMSQLQVIAGFAEADATRVAIGQPATVTFSALTSTTVPGRVTAVSATSTVVSNVVTYNVTVALQNPPTTVKPGMTTTVSVVVASAGNVLELPTSAISTAGRASTVTVLQNGKQTVQPVAVGLVGDTSTQILSGLSAGDVVVIPTATVSSGGSGTGSSRNGTVGGFGGLGGGLGGGGLGGGGAVRIGGGG
- a CDS encoding DUF5666 domain-containing protein, yielding MSDGDISDRATSYLAVHPEDTDDEWQTGPPPRGLRLHAVTAGLLALALLAGGFWAGSVAERHHNGTSSSNPLSALASRFAAARSASGPGGSGGLGTGSGGGAAGATSGVVTGVQGNTLYVTDSSGSLIKVQVGSSTSVTRTAESALSGLQVGDTVVVLGSKASDGTVTATSVRANSAGAGPASGGAAFGGGSGPFGGSFAGGGG
- a CDS encoding ABC transporter permease, translated to MNWADNFRGAFRGLSANKLRSALTVFGILIGVGAVIILVAVGNGSSQAVQNRIKALGTNTITIINRGRFGRGPATGGTQTRPATITAADVSKLQDPNQAPDVASVSPVVSASETAAYSGASTSVTVTGTVPAWFAAEDYQVQAGRQITPTDISSHARVVVIGQDLVSNLFQPGSNPLGAQISFGSARFVVVGVLANKGSSAGQDLNNVAVVPYTSAEDQLTGYTNNFTELIVQAKSASSVNNAEQEAAEILASANRTSVANLPFLIVNEGSLLATSQSTNQTFTVLLGAVAAISLLVGGIGIMNIMLVNVTERTREIGIRKAIGAPRSAILGQFLTEAVLLSLLGGLVGIGVGLIGTRFRIVGVHPVVSASSIALAFAVAVMVGVFFGFYPANRAAALRPIEALRHE
- a CDS encoding glycosyltransferase family 2 protein — protein: MANSERAQGAVREVPGAAALADRAASDFVEEYHHRPGAPIAVVIPALNEAETVADVIESVPESICGLKTETILVDDGSTDGTGDIARRAGALVCSLPVNLGQGQAFRLGYRLARERGSRIICTADADGQFDPRELPRLVEPIVSGDADFVNGSRRLGRTETTDPVRKAGVILYGALVSMLTGVRITDPANGLRAFRAQVTDRVPLRQTQYQTSELLIGAIAHGFKVIEAPATMYKRSAGTSKKGGNLVYGLRFGRVVVTTWWAQRASARASTTGRG
- a CDS encoding ABC transporter ATP-binding protein, producing the protein MPDEPQVSLPAVIALRNVEKVYRMGETEVRALNGVTLVVDSGEFVAVMGASGSGKSTMMNIIGCLDVPTRGRYWLDGIDIRRLDDSALSRIRNRKIGFVFQSFNLIPRTSALANVEMPLIYAGVRAKERRDRALAALDMVGMSDRVEHLPSQMSGGQQQRVAVARAIVTNPSLILADEPTGNLDTHSSAEVMGIFQRLNQQGRTVVIITHEADIGAYARRTVRVRDGLIVDDESRGETMSNPVLTGR
- a CDS encoding GtrA family protein, translating into MRSRWTAIVGRWPLVRRVAGYSAGSAIATVTSELAFLGTLGWLHGGTTWASAAGFVGGAVPNYILNRRWVWSERRGHERTTEVVLYMAVALSSFAASAVATHWAQQGARSLTGDHGWTVLLTGLAFLGVSGVFFVLKFVLYEWLVFIPDRSSKPARSLSEPTRS
- a CDS encoding NAD-dependent epimerase/dehydratase family protein; translation: MRVLVLGGDGYLGWPTALHLSAAGHDVGVVDNFVRRQYDDELGVASLVPIRSLGVRVERWADLTGRVIDRYDGDLCDAEFVHRMVRDFEPDTIVHFAEQRSAPYSMIDQGHAVYTQTNNVVGTLNVLYAIAESDRDIHLVKLGTMGEYGTPNIDIEEGWLTLTHRGRTDTVLFPKRPGSFYHLSKVHDSHNIEFACRVWGLRATDLNQGVVYGQRTEETALDPALETRFDYDHVFGTVLNRFVIQAVLGHPLTVYGSGGQTRGIINLVDTVECIRLATENPANSGEFRVFNQFTEQLSVRDIAETVARAYPGRCTIEEVENPRVELESHYYRAAHTKLLDLGLVPHLLSETLIDSMFSIVERHKDRVNIEAIRPTVKWRTTASELAGTA